In Pyrus communis chromosome 11, drPyrComm1.1, whole genome shotgun sequence, the sequence AGTACAACGTGTTTGTTACACAGATATTTCTCTAAGCCCTGTTCGTAGTGTGTATATTACTATATTTCTCTAATCcctttaaaaaattaacacaaatgTGAAGGAAAACCTTTTTCTCTTCCCTCCCCCTGCTGTAGAAGTTCATTTCCATGTTCGGATCTGGCACCTAGACATCACCTCAGAACATTTAAAGATCGATTGAAATTCCAAACTTTGTGTTGAGAAAGCTTTTTACTATGGTGCACATTGTATAATGTGGATTAGCTGGACATGAAAGCGTCAAGATCTTTTTATAAAAAGGAGTCGATAGGAAATAACTCACATGGCTAGTTGGCTAGACTTTTCTTGTACATGAATTCCGATTTGTTACTTTCATTTTATTCTCTCCGAaaatataatcaaattatttatttgatatgaTTTTATTGTACAGAAAATCCAATCATCTGCCACCCTGCCTCTCGAGGTGCTGAACAGTTTCTTTGGGTAAGGTTAATAAATCTAATGTACaggttttcatttttgtttttgatttggTGGTGAGTGTACGTGTACATGTGCTTTCGTTTGTTGTGTGCGTCTATGATCGAGTGGATCATTTGATTGAGAATTGGTGTTAAATGTGTAACAGTTAGCGAAATGATTGGTAGATGAGTTTTTCATATTCTGGGTAGAGTGGATTATGTATCTGATTAAAATCTTGGCCGTAGGCAACAATGGGGAGCAGAGCGCAGCAGGCAGGGCGTCGATTCATAACACTTGATTTGGTGCATTCCGGGGAAAAGAAATAGAAGTTGAAAGTCTGAAGAGGATGAGGAGTTGCTGCATCATGAGCTGGATCTTGTCCTTCCGAAGTTATTACGCTTGTATGCTTGGCATGAAATCGTAGATCTCTTTTCAGCTCTTGGAATTTGAGTGTCAGAGAAGATGAGAAGATTGTTTGATTGCTCTTAAGTTATCACACTGAATTCTGAACAAGTGTTCTGCCTATccaaaattttccatttatatCTCCGTCTGTTTGGTTTGGGGAATAAATTCTTTGAGAATGTAGGCTTGTTTGGAATTTCATAACTCATAAGCACTATGGTCTAGTagtatttatcttcacttgtaagatagagttttaggttcgattcttgcaaATGCAAATtcgaaccaaattattatggctagTCCATTATGAGACTTAATCCACTTTAATATTCTTAATTTAAATAATATcgtatgttaaaaaaaatgttgaagtttttattaaaaaaccaAGTGCTTTTTAGAAAAGCATACTGAAGTTCTTGAAGCACTCAGAACTGCCCGAAGAATCAGTCCTTATGCTAAATGTAGTTAGTGGTGTTTTTTAGTTGTTAGAAACCGATTGGGTGTGGACTTCCACGCCACACTGCAAGCTGCATGGAAGGGATTGTCCAGTTAAAACATAGCACGAGTTGTATAAACACATGTCATTTTTTTAACTTAGACAATACTTGGACAAAAAATTCGGAAGTTAAGGTTTGCCAATAAGATGTATTCTCGGTTAGACGAGCCTGAACATATGTTTTGTCCAACCATTCAATAGGCTGCTAGTACACACTCTTCACATAGATTATTTTCAACGGCTATGCAAGTGTGGATAGTTGATATGCTTGTCGATGACTCAATATTAGGTATTCAACCATGCTACGTGAGATGTCGTGTTGagaacaatttatataaaacgaATTCAATGTGGCATGTTAATCTAATAAtacaatattattaaaaataaaaaaaataaaaaatttacgtaacattatattattaaatagAAATGTTAATAAAATTATGAATTCATTCCGTCGAAGTCCCGTGTCCGGAGTGTCGTGTAGACTTTTGAGATCAGGAGCATTAGtatttgaaatgaaaattaagtttAGCGCCTTTTTGTTGAAGCGAAAGGGTGCAGCGACTGTAATTCCAATCCAAGAGCAGCGTCACCTTCAAACCTCTGGACACTCACTCACAGAAAGCCTCAAGAAATCCAAAACCTCTTCACTCTCACATGTCTAAAACCCTTCTCTCTCGCATCAAACCCTTTCACAACCGAAAgcccacttcttcttcttctccaccaCCTCCCCACGTCAAGAGACTAGTCAATGACACCATCCAAATCCTCAGAACCCAACATCATTGGGAGCAATCTCTCGAAACCCAATTCTCCGAAACCGAAACGCTTGTTTCCGACGTTGCCCATTTCGTTTTGGACCGAGTGCACGATGTAGAATTGGGTTTGAAGTTCTTTGACTGGGCATTCAAGCGACCCTACTGCTGCTCTCCAGATGGGTCTGCGTATTCTTCGCTTTTGAAGCTTCTGGCGAGGTTTCGGATGCTTTCGGAGATCGATTTGGTGATGGATAAGGTGAAATTGGAAGAAGTAAAGCCGACCCATGATGCGTTGAGCTTTGTAATTCGAGCTTATGCGGATTCTGGGATGGTTGGTAAAGCTCTTGACTTGTATGATATTGTGGTTAAGGTGTATGGTGTAGTTCCGAGTGTTTTCGCGTGTAATTCGTTGTTATATGTTCTTGTGAAAAATAGGAGAGTTGACGTTGCACGCCGGGTGTATGACGAAATGGCTGAGAGAGGTGGCGGTGAGCATTTGTGTATGGATAACTATAGTACTTGTATAATGGTGAAGGGGTTGTGTAAGGAAGGGAAGGTTGAGGAAGGTAGAAAATTAATTGCGGATAGGTGGGGAAAGAGTTGTGTTCCAAATGTTGTTTTTTACAATACGCTTATTGATGGATATTGCAAAAAAGGTGATGTTGAAAGTGCTAATGTGATTTTTAAAGAGTTGAAATCGAAGGGGTTTTTGCCCACTCTGGAAACTTATGGAGCTATGATAAATGGGTATTGCAAAGAAGGAAAGTTTAAAGCGATTGATCGGCTTTTCATGGAAATGAAGGAGAGAGGCTTGCATATTAATGTTCAAGTACGTAATAATATTGTCGATGCTAGATGTAAGCATGGTAGCTTGGTTAAAGGAGTGGAGGCAGTAAAGCAGATGATTGAGAGTGGTTGTGAGCCAGATATTACAACCTACAATATTTTGATTCATAATTCATGCAAGGATGGGAAGGTTAAGAAAGCTGAACAGTTTATAAACCACGCGATGGAGAGAGGATTGATGCCAAATAAGTTTAGTTATACTCCTCTTTTTCACGCTTATTTCAGACAACAGGAGCACCGAAGGGCCTTGGATTTGTTTACTAAGATTACAGAAAGGGGATACAAACCTGATCTGGTTTCTTATGGAGCTCTCATCCATGGACTTGTTGTTTCTGAGGAAGTCGATGTTGCAATGACAGTTCGGGACAGAATGATGGAAAGTGGAGTAGTCCCTGATGCTCACATTTACAATGTTTTGATGAGTGGCCTCTGTAAGAAGGGGAGGCTTCCTACTGCCAAGTTGCTGCTTGGTCAGATGCTTGACCAAAATGTACCACCAGATGCATATGTTTATGCCACTCTGGTGGACGGGCTAATCAGAATTGgtgaccttgaggaagcaaaaaaaatatttgggttAACTATTGAAAAGGGTCTAAACCCCGGTGTTGTGGGGTACAATGCTATGATTAAGGGTTTCTGCAAATTTGGAATGATGACGGATGCACTTTCTTGCTTTGAGAAAATGCGGAAAGTGCATCATCGTCCTGATGGATTCACGTATTCTACAATTATTGATGGGTATGTCAAGCAGCATAACTTGGATGCTGCTCTAAGTTTCTTTGAACTGATGGTCAAACAGGGATGCAAGCCAAATGTGGTCACATACACCTCCTTGATCTATGGGTTTTGCCACAAGGGAGATTCTTGCAGAGCTGTAAAAACTTTCAAAGAGATGAAATCCATTGGCTTGGAGCCAAATGTAGTCACATATAGCATACTTATTGGAACATTTTGCAAGGAAGGTAACCTTGCAAATGCCGCCTCCTTTTTTGAACTAATGCTGAAGAACAAGTGCGTTCCTAATGACGTCACCTTCCATTATCTGGTAAATGGGTTCACAAACAATGAACCTGGTGCGATTCCAAAGGAAGTTAACGAGTcccaacaaaatgaaaaatctaTTTTTCTGGGGGTTTTCAGAAGGATGATATCAGATGGATGGTTTCAAAAGGCTGCTGTTTATAATTCCATTATCATTTGCCTTTGCCATCATGGGATGGTTAAAACTGCATTACAGCTGTGTGAAAAGTATGTTAATAATGGCATCCTTCTAGATTCTTTTTCCTTTGCTGGTCTGCTGCATGGTATTTGCTTggaaggaagatccaaggaatGGAAGAGTATCATCCCTTTTAACTTGAAGGATCAGGAATTCCAAACTGCTGTCAAATTCTCACGTATAATAGATGATTACTTACATCAAGGGAGAGCATCTGAAGCTACACATATTTTGCAGTCATTGGTCAACGACCTTATGTCTCGAGACCAACAAGTGGATCTTTAAAGACGTAAAAAGATAGGGAAGGACATCATCTTTGTTTTCTTCGCAAGCGAGTTGTCAGTTAGTAGACGTAGGCTTGCACTACAACGTGAAGTCAAATTTCCATCCGGTGACTTGATAAGTCAATCATAACTTCATTACAAATTGGTTctcggggatctaaatgagttTCTGTGCGTCCATGTACAAATCTTTTGGTAGGTGCTCTTAACAGATCGAACATGCAGGATTTAATCTGTAGgttgcttttttgttttgttttcttatcATAGATTAATCTCACCTTAAGGTGTTTGTTTACGCAGTTTGGTTCCTCTCTAGTAAATACTCATATACCTGCAGATCAGATGTAATTAAGTTGAACGACATCAATCATACATGTTAGCAGGATACTGGAGCAAATGTGAATTTTGAGTCTGAGGTATTCAAGgaaattctttcttttctatCTTGTTTTAGAAAAGTAATGTATCGTAGTGTTATAGTGTTAACAGTAGTATGCTCCTCTTTGTCGGTTGGCAGCCAAGGAAGAGTTATTGTCAATTATACTGCAGGGTGGTGAACCCGTGAAGGCAGTGGTTACATTGGTTAAGATCTTCATCAGCTTCACGTAGCATGACCAGAATAATTCTGACCTTTTGTGGGTATGTTTACTGCATCCTTTTCCAGATAAGCAAAATGCACTCAAACAAATTGCAAcatgtaaattattataatgcTTAGGATTTAGGAATTTTAGCTAAAGCTTTCATTTGTGATTAAACAGTAGGCCATTTCTAGGGCGTGTCACAATTATAAAGATCAAAGATCACTTCTCCAGTTTCTCCTGCCATGGACTGAAAACTGCCACCAATAAGCTTTATCCACACTCCTCTTGGCTTCTCGAGTAGACTTTATTGGCGCCTCTTTTCTGTTCCGCCATGCCCTGGTTGATTTTGAGTGTAACAGGGAGTTCCCATCCAGATGCTCCATTTGTTAATTTAACTATGTAGGCAATCTCATAAACGACTGCTGATGAGAGCTCTGACATCTTGAACTGTCCTCGGACATCTAGGAGCTTTGGTTCCAGGAGGTTGTGGTCCGAAGACTCCAAACACCTTCCTTCACTGACAATTTAATCAAGTTAGCGAACAGGGCTATTCACTTATACAGTCCAGATCTGTCCACACACGGGGACTACTACGCATGAGAGATGGTGTTAGGTAACTTGATatgcatataatatatatatatatatatatgggtttgCATGTCtcttccttttgttttgtaaaTAAATGATCCATCTGCAATATATTATATCTCTCAGTCGCCTTTTGGTGTCAGTTATTCGATGTAAAAGATTTTTGTTTGTAAAAATAGAGTACTGTATTACTCACTGTATACACATTCTTTTCCAAAAGTCTTATTGATGTGTactttgagttgttttgagtaaTGAAATCCATTAAGAAAGATATTGTCTAGAAAGCATGTACGAGTCATTGTTTTCTATTTATAACTGCAAGGTTCAAACTTGAAATCAAACTGACCATTGTCTTGAAGTCCCGGAATTCTCCATTTGTTGAATCTTCCATGGTTATATTGTTTCACCCACAGTGCAAGAGTAAGTAAACCTACCAGTTTAGGAGGATCGACTGACATCCTGACCTTCCAATATTTCTAGTTGGTGAAAGATCACAATGTTCTTTGAGAACTGCATTTGgaattggttgatttttttttttttttttttgtttttttgtttttgagtgtttttagagcatctccaagggACGAGGTTAGAAGCAAGGAAAAATTCCACACCACCTTGGCAAGGAAACTTTTCCTTGCAGAAACGTTGATGTTTTCTAGTGAGTCAAGTTTGTTTGAATTTCTAAGGTACTTGCTGAAAAGAGCTCCTTACCATGACATTTTCTTTGGGAAGTTCAATGACAAAAATTCGTAGAGAAAGATAATGTAATTTTCTCCCAAATATTATCTTATTCATGTATCAAGAGCTCCTTTTATAGACTAAAAACCATAATAAATAATGTAGAGGCAAATGTTACAAGCATTTAGGATGATCATTAGCTGTGTATATTTAAACTTAAGGGGTTCGTAAGTTACATGTAATTACACACCATAGGTTACATGGAAATGTTAAGGATGGTTGTGGTTGTATCATCCACCAACTTTAGAATTTATAACAATCACAACCATTCCTCGAAACAAAACCATTACAAATCAAATACTGAAACTTAAAATCCCATGGGATTGTTCTATTGAAAGCAGGCAAAGATTTGGAACTCCCAACCTGATTTTGAACTTCTACATATGCATTCCTGGGGCCATCCGCTTTGCTTCGGTATACCGTTTAACTGTAGATAAATGTACGATGTCGCCTCATGTGGTACCGATGCTACATGGGGAGGAGAATTTGTCTTCCACTTAGAACAACCAAAGTAGATTGATCCAGAAGGATCAAACCTGCTCTCATACCAAGTTGAATATCAAAGTGCGCAACGAACATGACTAAcaagaatattattaaacaaacgaGAATGCCGAAATGGTTACAAAACTCCAAGAGCTACATCGTGACTAacttatttcttaaactaaattgCAAACTATATTTATAGAGAACTAAACCTAAGAAACCCTAACTCGGATGGGCTAGGTCCAAATTCTAAACTAACAAGCAAAACCCAAATACTAAAATAAACCTAAATACTAATATTTCCAACCCCCCacaccacacccccccccccggccCGCCCCCGGGATCAAACTCATGGCGGTAAACAACATGAGTTTGCCAACAAGCAGATGCGAATGCAAGCTCCATTATGCCAATTTCTGATGCCAATTCCAATATGAAATTCCATCAGTGCAAGTGCAAGTTTCCAATGCCAGTGCTAGTGCAAGATTCCCATAATAGTGCTAGTGCAAGGTTCCATGCCAGTGCAAGACAAATACCAATGCTAATGCAAACTTTCCCAGTGCCAATTGTGAACTTCCGAACAAACCAGCAAAAAATCCAATTCATCATGTACACAACATCACTCAAGTGATCACAAATCCAAACACTAGAGTAATCATAGTAAAGAACAACACAAATACCCAAACAGTGTGGGCCTTTAAAACAAAGTCCACCACTTTTCCTTCTTGCCCGTGTGGGCctctcaaaacaaaaaaccaaatatttcttatcctttttcctttttttcttctcttcctttgctccattttcccttttttttctctgtttctgttttctttttctattttcttttttgttctttcttcttcACTCTAACTTTTCACTGTCaacttcttttatttcttcctGTGGCCTTTCTTCAATTCGTGCAAAGCCAATTGCAGCAAACAAACTGCAGAAAGGGACTGCATACAGATTGCGACACGTAGGAGTTGGTGCGGGTACGGTACGAGTCAAGGTGTAGGTCAAGAGTGGGTACAGATGAAGGTGGGAGCACCGCTGGTGGGCAGGTGAAACAGGTGGTGCGGTACGTGTAGTGTGAGTGTGTAACGACCCGTCCTTAAAAATtatagttattataattttaaaatgtgaatttacaaaaatacccttcgAGGCAAatatgttgacttttgttgaccgtctTGTCGTGTCACgtaaaatctgttttcttgaCGTATTTGGGTAGTACTCGTCGTTACAAATACGTGGTGCACAAACGGAACGCAAGTTGGAGTTATAACAAGGGAGTTATTTATGAACGAAGTTAGGGACTAAATGGTCATTTGAACATTTtctggaaggctccagatttttggagcaaaatctggaaaGTCACGTGTGTGGCCCAAATTGAAGGAAAGGAGAAATGGACAGATGAAAGAGAagataaaggagagaaaggagggagagGTAAAGACCAATCAGGAGAAAGGAGAGGGCGAGTGACCAATTAGAGAGGAGAAAAATGAGGggaaaggaaagagagagaggaggagcaCCGGATCACCCTTGACCCGGTTCCTCCCCGCCTACCCAACACAGTTTCTACACAACCCGGTGGTGATTGTGGTGATTTCCCGACGAATTGACCGTCGCTACCACTTAGAATCAACCCCACGACCTCCCTTCTTCACGTTTCACCTAAAATCAAGAGAATTAGGCCTTAATTCGTGAAGATCGAATGCACGGCTTCGAGGGCACCCACGGTGGTGAATCTGCCATTCCTGCAACGATTTCCTTTGATTGCCACCGCCAATATACTTCCTTTGAGCTCAGGAACAATGCCTAATCATTTTTTGGAGCGTCAGAGTCGatttgagaatgaatcaagaAACACCCTTGTTAGGGTTTCCGACGGGTTCTAGTGAAATTGGGGCTTTTCTTGGCTAAATTGGCCTTAGTCGCAGGtgtgaaagttgttcctctcatcgagatcttcattcttgtaaaatttgggaatttttggagttgttggATTTTCCGACGAGTCAGGATGGCTGGCCGCCGCTTGCGGCGGCGCATGGGGAAAAAATCCgaggtccctccttaggttCCTCGACGTGCCGAATCTGAATCCGccgtccgttttcccaaattataATGTTTTAGTAGAGTCTCACTAAAAGGTTCCTAATTGTGTTTAGGCGCGTTGGCAGGAAGTGATCACATTCTCAATAGTTCGAGCGGCTTTCGACAATGGAAAACtagtgagtggaccccttcttaactatatatttttacaaattATTAACCTagcatgcatttcatatttcatgcATTGAATATGCTTTATAATATGTTTTCCGGATTTTCTATAATTATGGATTATATGGAATTCatgatttaattaaaatagctTTACAGAATACTTATCATTTAGCGAATTTACATTTAATAACGGTGATGAATTATTAGAATTGCATATATGAAACTCCTTGGATTTACGAATATGTTTtatatatgaatataagttATTTTGCGGATTTAAGATTATGATTTACTATGGATTTACGAAATGAGTTTTGAACTTCGAGATCTAATATGAGTTTTTGAGACATGTTTTTAGTacttatctagtgggttatcatacggCACATCCACACACCACGGGTATTATGTCTATAGCCATAGGACACAGATGATGGAGGAGAGagttatgatatatatatatatatatatatatatatatatatattatacccCCAGCTTCACCGTCGAAAGCGGTGTCGGACAACTTCACTAGCCACGGCTAGTGTCAGTGTGGATGTTATGCTATTTGTTTTGGCTTCACCTACGGGTGATGGGTAGGTAATTcggcttcaccttcgggtgatggacatgttatacagcttcaccttcaggtgatcGACAGGTACTGCCTTCGgacgactatgatacccctagttgagCACTTTACTGATGTGATTTATGAATTTACCTTTGGGCGACGTTTTCAGCATTATTGAGCATGGTTTTACACGTACATGTTTTACAAAGGTTTTGCGTGGCATGCTAGGATTTTTCTAAAAcctatatgtagtattatatatgttttcaaaatagggggttattatgttcagaAGTAAAAcagttttcttattattagtattattattataaactctAGTCCACTCATCTTTTCTAGTTTTGTGCTCCCTCAGGAGTTAGGATTGAGGCACATGATTCCAGCATCAGGGCACTTCAGCTTAGTTATTCTCGAGTTTTCTCAGTATAGGaatcatttcattattcatATCTTTTCTTAGTAATCCTTCCATATTATTCTtagtagttgtatgctctgaacacgattTTGTATCAGTTTATATCTTTCTAATTACATGTTGTATCGGTATGCATGTTTTTAATGGCTTCGTCACCGTCAGGTGTcagccagcacgtgcctaccctgGTATTTGGGGATATCGATGTTGGGGCATGTCAGAGTAGGTCAATGAAATCTCGATTCACGATTTCAATCTTTAGACTACGGCACGACTAGCCGCCGTTTCAGTTCCAGATCAAACATAAGCGGAAGTCAAATCAAAATCCGAACAATTTTGACAAACCTAAACTAGATCAACCAACAAATTGATACCAAACCAAAGCAGATTGATCCCGAAGGATCAAACTTGGTCTGATACCAAGTTGAATATCAAAGTGCGCGACGAACAAGACTAAcaagaatattattaaacaaacgaGAATGTCGAAACAGCTACAAAACTCCAAGAGCTACGTCGTGACTAACTTAGTTCTTAAACTAAATTACAAACTATCTTTATAGAGAACTAAACCTAAGAAACCCTAACTCGAATGGGCTAGGCCCAAATTCAAAACTAACAAGCAAAACTCAAATACTAAAATAAACCTAcatactaatattttccaacacttAGAACTACGTtctattgatattcttcttTATCAGTAAGTGAGACCGTgagagcatctccaaatgagatgtcaaattttaaacataaaatttgaatttgacagcctatgtggcattttgacatctttcaaaattttgctcTCCACCTGGTAcgtcaaattaaatattattttattacactattttcttttctttttattttattaaactattattttctgGGTTTGGAATGAAGAGTTTGGAGGAACTCGTATTCTCTCATGAATTCGCGGAGAGGGCTCGATCAGCCTTCATTAATCATGTGAACCCATTGGACGTTGATCCTTAAAAGCTTGATCCTGGGAACCGCCGCCGCCTCTTTCTTCGTCTCACCTTTCTTCAACTCCTCGACGAAGAGCTCCACCAGCTTTTAGCCATTCGACTCGATCAACCCGTTTGAAATTCGGAGCCTTTGGcgggttttgggcttggaccTAAGATGGGTTGAGAGCTTGAAGACGGGGGCGAAATGGGCAAATGACGGCTTGGGGAAAGAGTGAGAGGGGTATTAGGTGTTGACGAAAAGGGTGGCCATGGACGCCATTGAAGGAGGTGACCAAGGTCTTGTTTGGAAATTATATTTGTATTTCACACTTGAATAAGTTTacaatatgagtatatatactAGTTGTGAGCCAAAGCAAATCacaacactttctaactaagagAAAACAAACCTATAACAAACTAACAGTTTTCCTTAGTCTCTAAGTATTATCCCTTGAAGATGAATTTACAATATTATCCTTAATATCCCCCCTCAAACGAAACTGGAGAGGTCGAAGGGGAAGTTTGGCACGGAGGAACAGAAATCTGGGCTTGGACAGATACTTAGTACAGATATCAGCGACTTGGTCCTGGGAGCATATGAAATGAAGAGAGACCTGCTGAGCCAGAACCTGTTCACGGATATAATGATAGTCTATCTCGACATGTTTAGTGTGAGCATGGAAAACAGGATTCTTAGCAAGGGACAGGGCAGATATATTGTCACACCAGAGTTGAGGAG encodes:
- the LOC137709476 gene encoding LOW QUALITY PROTEIN: pentatricopeptide repeat-containing protein At1g52620-like (The sequence of the model RefSeq protein was modified relative to this genomic sequence to represent the inferred CDS: inserted 2 bases in 1 codon) codes for the protein MKIKFSAFLLKRKGAATVIPIQEQRHLQTSGHSLTESLKKSKTSXHSHMSKTLLSRIKPFHNRKPTSSSSPPPPHVKRLVNDTIQILRTQHHWEQSLETQFSETETLVSDVAHFVLDRVHDVELGLKFFDWAFKRPYCCSPDGSAYSSLLKLLARFRMLSEIDLVMDKVKLEEVKPTHDALSFVIRAYADSGMVGKALDLYDIVVKVYGVVPSVFACNSLLYVLVKNRRVDVARRVYDEMAERGGGEHLCMDNYSTCIMVKGLCKEGKVEEGRKLIADRWGKSCVPNVVFYNTLIDGYCKKGDVESANVIFKELKSKGFLPTLETYGAMINGYCKEGKFKAIDRLFMEMKERGLHINVQVRNNIVDARCKHGSLVKGVEAVKQMIESGCEPDITTYNILIHNSCKDGKVKKAEQFINHAMERGLMPNKFSYTPLFHAYFRQQEHRRALDLFTKITERGYKPDLVSYGALIHGLVVSEEVDVAMTVRDRMMESGVVPDAHIYNVLMSGLCKKGRLPTAKLLLGQMLDQNVPPDAYVYATLVDGLIRIGDLEEAKKIFGLTIEKGLNPGVVGYNAMIKGFCKFGMMTDALSCFEKMRKVHHRPDGFTYSTIIDGYVKQHNLDAALSFFELMVKQGCKPNVVTYTSLIYGFCHKGDSCRAVKTFKEMKSIGLEPNVVTYSILIGTFCKEGNLANAASFFELMLKNKCVPNDVTFHYLVNGFTNNEPGAIPKEVNESQQNEKSIFLGVFRRMISDGWFQKAAVYNSIIICLCHHGMVKTALQLCEKYVNNGILLDSFSFAGLLHGICLEGRSKEWKSIIPFNLKDQEFQTAVKFSRIIDDYLHQGRASEATHILQSLVNDLMSRDQQVDL